In Polypterus senegalus isolate Bchr_013 chromosome 12, ASM1683550v1, whole genome shotgun sequence, the following are encoded in one genomic region:
- the LOC120540125 gene encoding B-cell receptor CD22-like isoform X3, translating to MEATYRPDSICALEGSTVRINCVYKYSAGVNIQNEMWFYGTKKYDVTSDRETTVYHTNEWEVPSSYRHRVQFLGNRNKKCSINISNVSREDSGFYTFGVQKYSSGYYYWTFEPGVHVTITGLKIEATAKNVKENDPVTLRCKMNCSLYGSVFWFRNGRRLNHTSAELKIQRASYEDHGNFSCQNDNFTSPEFLLNVEYIPKNAVITVKPATCTEEMTLVTLYCKALANPPCTYSWVKENRSQVGSEEQLHITEFNRSHARSYHCEATNKYGTVKSPAINVTVNENMNCSDNKPLNIALYSLLSAAVLAGLALAVFILLRKRTKKTKQQNGDVQGRNETAISPVYEDVPNAEPAQQNKQEDEQTLNYMSVQFKSHPSKTINDKEEEKRVDNAKDIIYTAVVTK from the exons ATGGAAGCCACTTATAGGCCAGACAGTATCTGTGCATTGGAAGGATCAACTGTGAGGATTAACTGTGTATACAAATATTCAGCAGGTGTTAATATTCAAAACGAAATGTGGTTTTATGGTACTAAAAAATACGACGTAACTAGTGACAGAGAAACCACAGTGTATCATACAAATGAGTGGGAAGTGCCCAGCAGTTACAGACACCGAGTTCAGTTCTTGGGGAACAGAAACAAAAAGTGCTCCATAAATATCAGCAACGTGAGCAGAGAGGACAGCGGCTTCTACACGTTTGGAGTGCAAAAATATTCTTCAGGCTATTATTACTGGACTTTTGAGCCAGGAGTCCATGTCACAATCACAG gtCTAAAGATTGAAGcaacagcaaaaaatgtaaaagaaaatgaccCAGTGACCCTGAGGTGTAAAATGAATTGCAGCCTTTACGGCAGCGTTTTTTGGTTTAGAAATGGACGACGTTTAAATCACACTTCGGCAGAGCTGAAGATCCAGAGAGCCTCCTATGAAGACCACGGCAATTTCTCTTGTCAGAACGACAATTTCACATCCCCAGAGTTTCTACTGAATGTTGAGT ACATTCCCAAGAATGCCGTCATCACTGTTAAGCCGGCCACTTGCACAGAAGAGATGACATTGGTGACTTTATACTGCAAAGCTTTGGCAAACCCACCCTGTACCTACAGCTGGGTCAAGGAGAACAGGAGCCAAGTAGGATCAGAAGAACAACTGCACATCACTGAGTTCAACAGGAGTCATGCCAGGTCCTACCACTGTGAAGCCACAAATAAATATGGGACAGTAAAGTCTCCAGCTATCAACGTGACAGTAAACG aAAACATGAATTGTTCAGACAACAAGCCCTTGAATATTGCACTGTATTCTTTACTGAGTGCTGCAGTCCTAGCAGGATTGGCATTGGCGGTTTTCATACTTTTAAG GAAAAGGACCAAGAAGACAAAACAGCAAAATGGAGACGTCCAAGGAAGAAATGAG actgccatAAGTCCCGTCTATGAAGACGTACCCAATGCTGAACCTGCTCAGCAGAATAAGCAGGAAGACGAGCAAACTTTGAATTACATGTCCGTGCAGTTTAAATCTCACCCTAGCAAAAC aataaatgacaaagaagaagaaaagagagtagACAATGCTAAAGACATCATCTACACTGCAGTAGTCACTAAGTGA
- the LOC120540125 gene encoding B-cell receptor CD22-like isoform X2, producing MSQHNMLFFIFLAAVSSVVDLSDMEATYRPDSICALEGSTVRINCVYKYSAGVNIQNEMWFYGTKKYDVTSDRETTVYHTNEWEVPSSYRHRVQFLGNRNKKCSINISNVSREDSGFYTFGVQKYSSGYYYWTFEPGVHVTITGLKIEATAKNVKENDPVTLRCKMNCSLYGSVFWFRNGRRLNHTSAELKIQRASYEDHGNFSCQNDNFTSPEFLLNVEYIPKNAVITVKPATCTEEMTLVTLYCKALANPPCTYSWVKENRSQVGSEEQLHITEFNRSHARSYHCEATNKYGTVKSPAINVTVNENMNCSDNKPLNIALYSLLSAAVLAGLALAVFILLRKRTKKTKQQNGDVQGRNETAISPVYEDVPNAEPAQQNKQEDEQTLNYMSVQFKSHPSKTINDKEEEKRVDNAKDIIYTAVVTK from the exons atgtCACAACACAACAtgctcttcttcatctttttgGCTGCCGTTTCTTCAGTAGTTG ATCTGAGTGACATGGAAGCCACTTATAGGCCAGACAGTATCTGTGCATTGGAAGGATCAACTGTGAGGATTAACTGTGTATACAAATATTCAGCAGGTGTTAATATTCAAAACGAAATGTGGTTTTATGGTACTAAAAAATACGACGTAACTAGTGACAGAGAAACCACAGTGTATCATACAAATGAGTGGGAAGTGCCCAGCAGTTACAGACACCGAGTTCAGTTCTTGGGGAACAGAAACAAAAAGTGCTCCATAAATATCAGCAACGTGAGCAGAGAGGACAGCGGCTTCTACACGTTTGGAGTGCAAAAATATTCTTCAGGCTATTATTACTGGACTTTTGAGCCAGGAGTCCATGTCACAATCACAG gtCTAAAGATTGAAGcaacagcaaaaaatgtaaaagaaaatgaccCAGTGACCCTGAGGTGTAAAATGAATTGCAGCCTTTACGGCAGCGTTTTTTGGTTTAGAAATGGACGACGTTTAAATCACACTTCGGCAGAGCTGAAGATCCAGAGAGCCTCCTATGAAGACCACGGCAATTTCTCTTGTCAGAACGACAATTTCACATCCCCAGAGTTTCTACTGAATGTTGAGT ACATTCCCAAGAATGCCGTCATCACTGTTAAGCCGGCCACTTGCACAGAAGAGATGACATTGGTGACTTTATACTGCAAAGCTTTGGCAAACCCACCCTGTACCTACAGCTGGGTCAAGGAGAACAGGAGCCAAGTAGGATCAGAAGAACAACTGCACATCACTGAGTTCAACAGGAGTCATGCCAGGTCCTACCACTGTGAAGCCACAAATAAATATGGGACAGTAAAGTCTCCAGCTATCAACGTGACAGTAAACG aAAACATGAATTGTTCAGACAACAAGCCCTTGAATATTGCACTGTATTCTTTACTGAGTGCTGCAGTCCTAGCAGGATTGGCATTGGCGGTTTTCATACTTTTAAG GAAAAGGACCAAGAAGACAAAACAGCAAAATGGAGACGTCCAAGGAAGAAATGAG actgccatAAGTCCCGTCTATGAAGACGTACCCAATGCTGAACCTGCTCAGCAGAATAAGCAGGAAGACGAGCAAACTTTGAATTACATGTCCGTGCAGTTTAAATCTCACCCTAGCAAAAC aataaatgacaaagaagaagaaaagagagtagACAATGCTAAAGACATCATCTACACTGCAGTAGTCACTAAGTGA
- the LOC120540125 gene encoding B-cell receptor CD22-like isoform X1 — MSLGLRGVFDLFWWLIKICSRRRTHLVDNTITLGAKDLSDMEATYRPDSICALEGSTVRINCVYKYSAGVNIQNEMWFYGTKKYDVTSDRETTVYHTNEWEVPSSYRHRVQFLGNRNKKCSINISNVSREDSGFYTFGVQKYSSGYYYWTFEPGVHVTITGLKIEATAKNVKENDPVTLRCKMNCSLYGSVFWFRNGRRLNHTSAELKIQRASYEDHGNFSCQNDNFTSPEFLLNVEYIPKNAVITVKPATCTEEMTLVTLYCKALANPPCTYSWVKENRSQVGSEEQLHITEFNRSHARSYHCEATNKYGTVKSPAINVTVNENMNCSDNKPLNIALYSLLSAAVLAGLALAVFILLRKRTKKTKQQNGDVQGRNETAISPVYEDVPNAEPAQQNKQEDEQTLNYMSVQFKSHPSKTINDKEEEKRVDNAKDIIYTAVVTK; from the exons ATCTGAGTGACATGGAAGCCACTTATAGGCCAGACAGTATCTGTGCATTGGAAGGATCAACTGTGAGGATTAACTGTGTATACAAATATTCAGCAGGTGTTAATATTCAAAACGAAATGTGGTTTTATGGTACTAAAAAATACGACGTAACTAGTGACAGAGAAACCACAGTGTATCATACAAATGAGTGGGAAGTGCCCAGCAGTTACAGACACCGAGTTCAGTTCTTGGGGAACAGAAACAAAAAGTGCTCCATAAATATCAGCAACGTGAGCAGAGAGGACAGCGGCTTCTACACGTTTGGAGTGCAAAAATATTCTTCAGGCTATTATTACTGGACTTTTGAGCCAGGAGTCCATGTCACAATCACAG gtCTAAAGATTGAAGcaacagcaaaaaatgtaaaagaaaatgaccCAGTGACCCTGAGGTGTAAAATGAATTGCAGCCTTTACGGCAGCGTTTTTTGGTTTAGAAATGGACGACGTTTAAATCACACTTCGGCAGAGCTGAAGATCCAGAGAGCCTCCTATGAAGACCACGGCAATTTCTCTTGTCAGAACGACAATTTCACATCCCCAGAGTTTCTACTGAATGTTGAGT ACATTCCCAAGAATGCCGTCATCACTGTTAAGCCGGCCACTTGCACAGAAGAGATGACATTGGTGACTTTATACTGCAAAGCTTTGGCAAACCCACCCTGTACCTACAGCTGGGTCAAGGAGAACAGGAGCCAAGTAGGATCAGAAGAACAACTGCACATCACTGAGTTCAACAGGAGTCATGCCAGGTCCTACCACTGTGAAGCCACAAATAAATATGGGACAGTAAAGTCTCCAGCTATCAACGTGACAGTAAACG aAAACATGAATTGTTCAGACAACAAGCCCTTGAATATTGCACTGTATTCTTTACTGAGTGCTGCAGTCCTAGCAGGATTGGCATTGGCGGTTTTCATACTTTTAAG GAAAAGGACCAAGAAGACAAAACAGCAAAATGGAGACGTCCAAGGAAGAAATGAG actgccatAAGTCCCGTCTATGAAGACGTACCCAATGCTGAACCTGCTCAGCAGAATAAGCAGGAAGACGAGCAAACTTTGAATTACATGTCCGTGCAGTTTAAATCTCACCCTAGCAAAAC aataaatgacaaagaagaagaaaagagagtagACAATGCTAAAGACATCATCTACACTGCAGTAGTCACTAAGTGA